A genomic stretch from Geitlerinema sp. PCC 9228 includes:
- a CDS encoding AAA family ATPase: MAHLIFLIGLPGSGKSYSAQKMLAEKPQRLLVSTDAIREQLFGDAGIQGAWLVIEKEIRQQFVQAVQQEKETIYDATNAQRRHRREAIALARSVGFTYLTGVWLDTPVQLCIERNQHRQRQVPEEIIWRMSRQLNDAPPRIEDGFDRLMRLDGSS; this comes from the coding sequence ATGGCCCATTTAATTTTCCTGATCGGCTTGCCGGGCAGTGGAAAGTCCTATTCAGCCCAGAAAATGCTGGCAGAAAAACCGCAGCGGTTGCTCGTTTCCACCGATGCCATTCGGGAGCAACTTTTCGGCGATGCTGGCATCCAAGGTGCTTGGCTAGTCATTGAAAAGGAAATTCGGCAGCAATTCGTGCAAGCCGTACAACAAGAAAAAGAAACGATTTACGATGCTACCAACGCCCAGCGACGACACCGCCGTGAAGCGATCGCCCTGGCACGTTCGGTTGGCTTCACCTATCTCACTGGCGTTTGGCTAGACACGCCAGTACAATTATGTATAGAGAGGAACCAACATCGCCAGCGTCAAGTCCCCGAGGAAATTATCTGGCGCATGAGTCGCCAGCTCAACGATGCCCCACCAAGGATCGAAGATGGTTTCGATCGCTTGATGCGCCTAGATGGCAGTTCGTAG